The Streptomyces laurentii region AGGTCCTCCAGCTCCGAGCGCATCCAGTCGCGGGTCGCCACCTCGCCCAGGCCCATGCGCAGCGCGGCGATCTCCCGCGTCAGGTACTCGGTGTCGGCGATCGAGCGCTCGTTCTGCTTGCGGTCCTGCTCCAGATTGACCCGGTCCCGGTCGTCCTGCCGGTTCTGCGCGAGCAGGATCAGCGGGGCCGCGTACGAGGCCTGCAGCGACAGCATCAGGGTCAGGAAGATGAAGGGGTAGTTGTCGAAGCGCAGCTCCCGGGGCGCGGACACGTTCCACACCACCCAGGCGATGATGATCACCGTCATCCAGACGATGAACCGTCCCGTGCCCAGGAAGCGGGCGATGCGCTCCGACATCCGCCCGAACGCCTCGGGGTCGTACTCCGGCAGCAGCCGGGCGCGACGGATGCGGGGCTGGTCGAGCCGGATCCGGGGCAGGGCCCGCTCCCGGTCGCGCTCGCGGTCCCTGTCGCGCTCTCGCTCGCGGTCCCGTTCCCGTTCCCGGTCCCGGTCCTGCGTCCGTTCAGCCACCGCGCACCCCCTCGTCCCGTTCGGCCCGCTCCCGCTCCGCGCGCTCGTGCGGCGCGTGGAACTCGGTCTCCCGCCAGTCGTCCGGCAGCAGGTGGTCGAGGACGTCGTCCACGGTCACCGCGCCGAGCAGCGAGCCGCTCTCGTCCACCACCGGCGCCGCGACCAGGTTGTACGCGGCGAAATAGCTGGTGACGGCGGGCAGCGGGGTGTCCGGCCCGAGCGGCGGCAGATCGCTGTCGATCAGCGCCCCGACCAGCGTGAACGGCGGGTCCCGCAGCAGCCGCTGGAAGTGCACCGTGCCCAGGTACTTGCCGGTCGGCGTCTCGTCCGGCGGCCGGCACACGTACACCTGCGCCGCGAGCGCCGGGGAGTTGTCCTGCTGGCGCACCCGGGCGAGCGCGTCGGCGACCGTGGCGTCCGGCCGCAGCACGATCGGCTCGGTGGTCATCAGACCGCCCGCGGTCCGCTCCTCGTACGCCATGAGCCGCCGTACGTCCGCCGCGTCGCTCGGCCGCATCAGCGTGAGCAGCCGCTCCTTCTCCTCCTCCGGCAGCTCCGACAGCAGGTCGGCCGCGTCGTCCGGGTCCATCGCCTCCAGGACGTCCGCGGCCCGCTCCTCCTTCAGCTTGCCGAGGATCTCGATCTGGTCGTCCTCCGGCAGCTCCTCCAGGACGTCGGCGAGCCGGTCGTCGTCGAGGGCGGTGGCGACCTCGGCCCGGCGCTTGGGGAGAGGTGGTGCAGCATGTTGGCGAGGTCGGTGGGGCGCAGGTTCTCGAAGGTGGCGACCAGGTTCTCCGCGCCCTGCCCGTGTTCTTCGAGCGAGAAGCCGGTGACGGCCGACCACTCCACCGTCAGCGTCTCGCCCTTGCGCCGCAGCGCGCCGCCCTTGCCGCGCCGGACGAAGACCTTGTCGATCTCCCAGTCACGGCGGGCCGGCAGCTGCTGGATGGCCACGTCGAGGACGGTGACCTCCTCGCCCTCGCGGCCGTCCGGCTCGACGAGCCGGACCCGCCGGTCGAGCAGTTCGCCGAGGACGAGCCGTTCGGTGGGGCGCTGTTCGAAGCGGCGCATGTTGACCACGCCGGTGGAGATGACCTGGCCGGACTCGACGCCGGTGATCCGGGTCATGGGGACGAAGACCCGGCGCCGGGACAGCACCTCGACGACCATGCCGAGCAGCCGTGGCGGGCGGCGGCCCACCCGCAGCATGGCCACCAGATCGCTGACCCGGCCGACCTGGTCGCCGACGGGATCGAAGACGGGGACGCCGGCGAGATGGGAGACGAAGATCCGAGGGGCGCCTGCCGCCATGCCTCGCGCCTCCTTCGTGCCGGATGATCCGGTTTGTGGCCCTCTTGTCGCTGAATGTGCCTGATTCAGGCTAGCCCGTGTCGATCTATGACGCTTCGGCAGCACCCCCGGACGGCGTCCCGTGGGCGGCTGCGGGACGCGCGGGCCGGCCCCGGTACGCTGCCGTCGGCCGCCCCCACCGGACTCCGGTTCCGCCGGCCCCCCGTCCCCCCTCACCGAACAGAGAGGTGCCCTGGTGACCCTTCTCCGTCCGTTCCCGCGCATCCGCCGCGCCGCGCTTCCCCTGGCCCTGTGTGCCGGCCTCGCGGCCACGCTGACCGGCTGCGGCGGCGACGAAGTCGATCCGGACGCGGGGACCAACGGGGTCGGGAAGCTCGAGGCGCCCGCCATCGAGAAGAAGGCCCAGGCGGCGGCGGACGGGGCGAAGGCGGTACGGCTCGCGGGCACGCTGGTCAGCAAGGGCGGCACGTACAAGCTGAACATGCGGCTCAAGCCGGACGGCGGCACCGGGTCGGTGACGACGAAGAACGGCACCTTCGAGCTGCTGCGGGTCGGGGAGGAACTCTTCCTGAAGGCGGACGCGGGTTTCTGGGCGCACGAGGAGTCCGGGTCGGGCTCGGGGCCGGGGTCCGGATCCGGCACAGGGTCGGGTTCCGGTTCCGGTTCGGGTTCGGGTTCGGGCAAGGGCGGGGACGGCGGGGCCCAGGCCGCCGACAAGCTCGACGACAAGTACGTGAAGGTGCCCGAGGACGACCCCTCGTACAAGCAGCTGCGCGGCTTCACCGACATGGGGCTGCTGCTCGACGGTCTGGTCGCGCTGCACGGCACCGTGGTCAAGGGCGACCACGAGAAGATCGGCGGCATCCGCACCATCAACATCCGGGGCGGTCAGAACGGCGACGGCGGCTCCCTCGACGTCTCCCTGGACGGCAAGCCGTTCCCGCTCCGCCTGGCACGCGGCGGCGGCGCGGGCGTGGTGGTGCTGTCCGAGTGGGACCGCGACTTCCCGCTGGCCGAGCCCGCGGAGGGCCAGACCGTGGACTACGGGCAGCAGCTGCCCCGTACCTGAGGGCCCTCGTACCTGACGGCCCCCGTGCCGGGTCAGCCCCGGCGGCGCTTACGCCTCAGCAGCAGCTTCGGCAGTGCCGCCGGCACCGGCTCACGGGTGATCGCCGCCGACGGCAGCGGTACGGCGGCCAGCGAGCCGTCCGGCAGCTCGGTGGTCGACTCCCGGGGGACGAGGCGCAGCACCCGGCACTCGCGCGCCCAGCGCGCGGGCATCGTCTCGGCGTCGGGCGCGTTCAGCCGCTTGCCCCGCAGCTCGGCGACGGCCGCGTCCCACTCCTCCGTACCGGGCGGCAGCTCGTGTACGGCGGCGGTCCAGGCCACGAGCCGGCCGCCCTTGTCCTTGCTGCGGACGGTGACCTCGGCGGTGGCGCCGTCGACGAGCCCGGGCAGCGGCTGCTCGCCGGGGCCGTCGCCGACGACGAGCGCCCCGCCCTCGTGCCATACGTGCCAGAGTGCCCGGGCGGCCGGGGCCTGGCCCCGTACCCAGACGAGGCCGGACTTCCTGGTGGCCTCCTCGACGAGGGCGGACCCGAACAGCGCGTCTGTCATGCCCGCAGCCTATCGACCGGCGGGCCCCCGACCCCCTGCTTCCTGCCAGGCGGGCTACAGCCAGCCGTTGCGCTTGAGCGTGCGGTGGATGGTGAAACAGATGGTGGCGATGCCCACGAGCACCATGGGGTAGCCGAACCGCCACTCCAGCTCCGGCATGTGCTTGAAGTTCATCCCGTACACGCCGCAGACCGCCGTCGGGACGGCCACGATCGCCGCCCACGAGGTGATCTTGCGCATGTCCTCGTTCTGGGCGACGGTCGCCTGCGCGAGGTTGGCCTGGAGGATCGAGTTCAGCAGCTCGTCGAAGCCGACGACCTGCTCCTGGACGCGCGCGACATGGTCGGCCACGTCCCGGAAGTACTTCTGGATGTCGGGGTCGACCAGCCGCATCGGCCGCTCGCTGAGCAGCTGCAGCGGGCGCATCAGCGGCGTGACGGCCCGCTTGAACTCCAGCACCTCGCGCTTGAGCTGGTAGATCCGCCCGGTGTCGGCGCCGCGCGTGGAGCCTTTGGCGGGCGGCGAGAAGACGTCGATCTCGATCTGGTCGATGTCGAGCTCGACGGCGTCCGCGACCGCGATGTAGCCGTCGACGACGTGGTCGGCGATGGCGTGCAGGACCGCCGAGGGGCCCTTGGCCAGCAGCTCCGGGTCGCCCTGGAGGCGGTGGCGGAGGTTGCGCAGCGAGCCCTGGCCGCCGTGCCGGACGGTGATGACGAAGTCGGGGCCGGTGAAGACCATGACCTCGCCGGTCTCCACGACCTCGCTGGTGGCGGTCAGCTCGGCGTGCTCGACGTAGTGGATGGTCTTGAAGACGGTGAAGAGGGTGTCGTCGTAGCGCTCCAGCTTGGGCCGCTGGTGGGCGTGGACGGCATCCTCTACGGCGAGCGGGTGCAGCCCGAACTCGGCGGCGATACCGGCGAATTCGGCCTCGGTCGGCTCGTGCAGACCGATCCAGGCGAAGCCGCCGCTCTCCCGCACCTGCTGCATCGCGCCGCGCGGCGTCAGGCAGTCGCGGTCGTCGATGCGGCGGCCGTCGCGGTAGACGGCGCAGTCGACGACGGCGGTGGGCGCCGACGGGTCGCGGGTGGCGTCGTAGCCGGCGTACGGGGAGGCGGGCGCGGCCGGGCCGGTGTGCTTGCGCAGCGGGTGCCGAAGAGAGTGCCGCAGGGAGGGGCGTACGGCGGCGCGCAGGTCACGGATCATCGACATGGGCGTACTCCTTCACGGAGAGGCCGTCGGCGAGCGTGGCACAGCCCGGAATGGGGACGTGGAACCATGTCGTCCACAAAGCGGGCGGCACCGGGGATCGCGGTGACGGCGTTCGCAACAGACGGGGCGAAGAGCGCTGCTCTCGGGGGAGAGCGGTGCTCTCGGGAGACGAGGGCGCTCTTCCGTCGTGCGAGGTGCCGGAGATGAGGACCGCGGTGGGGTCCTGACGTCACCGGCCACCTGAGGAGACCGTCCGCGCCGGGGTTACGACTGCGGCGGTGTGGCGGCGGAAGAGCGGCTGGTACTGCCCGATCGACTTCGATCCATCGCAGTCCCACCTCCTCCGGCCGGTCCCTGGTGAGGGATGACGTGTGACGAGCAGTCGGAAGTCCGACCAGTGGCCAAGACTATCAGCCGACTGAGGGTCAATCCCTTACTTTGCCCGTTCCATACGCGCTTTATGCTCGCTCCATGGCAGAAATTCTCGCTCTGGTCGAAGCCCGGCTGCGCATGGCCCTCGGCGAGCCGGACGCCCGCGCCGCCGTCACCTTCCTCGGTACCGACCGGATCGAGGTGCTTCGCTTCATGGACGCCGAGGCCGGCCTGGTGCGCTACGCCACCCTCGGCATGTCCGCCCAGCCGATGGCCGACCCGACGGCCGTCCTCGCCGACCCCGTCAAGGGCCCCCGCGCCGAGCTGGTCCTCTCGATACGGGCCGGCCGCGCCGACACCGACAAGGTGCTCCGCCCGCTCGCGGTCCTGGCCGCGAGTCCGCAGGTCGAGGGCGTGATCGTGGCCCCCGGCGCCTCGCTCGACGTGGGTGACCCGCTGTGGCCGGGCGCGCCCTTCAGCTCCGTCCTGGTCGCCGAACCGGGCGGCCTCGTCGAGGACCTCGACCTGGACGAGCCGATGGACCCCGTGCGGTTCCTCCCGCTGCTGCCGATGACCTCCAACGAGGCCGCCTGGAAGCGGGTGCACGGGGCCGAGGCCCTGGAGGAGCGCTGGCTGGTGAACGGCACGGACCTGCGCGACCCGCGGCGGACGTCCGTACGCCTGGACTAGGGCCTTTCTTTTGGATCTTGCTGGGGTCGCGTGCCCCGGCACGCGCGCTCGCCGCGTTGTCGTCGGTCGCCAACGCTCCGCGTTGTCTCCCTCCTCCGCCTTGCGATCACACGCACCGGACCCCGCTCCCTGATCCAGCCTGACCCAAAAGAAAGGCCCTAGCGCGGGGTCTCCGGCGCGCTGACATACGGGGCGCGTGGGGCGCGGGAGACGGGTGGGGGACGTGTCCATGGCCGCGCGTTCAGGCCCGGGTGAACCTTTCGGGCCGGACGGGTGATCGCTGGTGATCGTCCTTGACGCGAGGCCCGAGAGCTAGGACCGTTGAGCCCTATGAGGGGCGAACCCAGTTGCCCGAAGTGCGGTGGCCGGGTCAGGGCGCCCGGTCTCTTCGCCGACTCCTGGCAGTGCGACGTACACGGCTCGGTGTAC contains the following coding sequences:
- a CDS encoding metal-transporter (Mg2+ and Co2+ transporters [Inorganicion transport andmetabolism]; COG0598;~identified by MetaGeneAnnotator; putative;~magnesium/nickel/cobalt transporter CorA; Provisional; cl00459;~metal-transporter [Streptomyces pristinaespiralis ATCC25486]), yielding MSMIRDLRAAVRPSLRHSLRHPLRKHTGPAAPASPYAGYDATRDPSAPTAVVDCAVYRDGRRIDDRDCLTPRGAMQQVRESGGFAWIGLHEPTEAEFAGIAAEFGLHPLAVEDAVHAHQRPKLERYDDTLFTVFKTIHYVEHAELTATSEVVETGEVMVFTGPDFVITVRHGGQGSLRNLRHRLQGDPELLAKGPSAVLHAIADHVVDGYIAVADAVELDIDQIEIDVFSPPAKGSTRGADTGRIYQLKREVLEFKRAVTPLMRPLQLLSERPMRLVDPDIQKYFRDVADHVARVQEQVVGFDELLNSILQANLAQATVAQNEDMRKITSWAAIVAVPTAVCGVYGMNFKHMPELEWRFGYPMVLVGIATICFTIHRTLKRNGWL
- a CDS encoding hypothetical protein (Hypothetical protein XNR_1647 [Streptomyces albus J1074];~Pyridoxine 5'-phosphate (PNP) oxidase-like proteins; cl00381;~identified by MetaGeneAnnotator; putative), yielding MTDALFGSALVEEATRKSGLVWVRGQAPAARALWHVWHEGGALVVGDGPGEQPLPGLVDGATAEVTVRSKDKGGRLVAWTAAVHELPPGTEEWDAAVAELRGKRLNAPDAETMPARWARECRVLRLVPRESTTELPDGSLAAVPLPSAAITREPVPAALPKLLLRRKRRRG
- a CDS encoding magnesium transporter (Mg/Co/Ni transporter MgtE (contains CBS domain) [Inorganicion transport andmetabolism]; COG2239;~MgtE intracellular N domain; smart00924;~identified by MetaGeneAnnotator; putative;~magnesium transporter [Streptomyces venezuelae ATCC10712]), translated to MAAGAPRIFVSHLAGVPVFDPVGDQVGRVSDLVAMLRVGRRPPRLLGMVVEVLSRRRVFVPMTRITGVESGQVISTGVVNMRRFEQRPTERLVLGELLDRRVRLVEPDGREGEEVTVLDVAIQQLPARRDWEIDKVFVRRGKGGALRRKGETLTVEWSAVTGFSLEEHGQGAENLVATFENLRPTDLANMLHHLSPSAGPRSPPPSTTTGSPTSWRSCRRTTRSRSSAS
- a CDS encoding hypothetical protein (identified by MetaGeneAnnotator; putative;~sequence version:1), giving the protein MTLLRPFPRIRRAALPLALCAGLAATLTGCGGDEVDPDAGTNGVGKLEAPAIEKKAQAAADGAKAVRLAGTLVSKGGTYKLNMRLKPDGGTGSVTTKNGTFELLRVGEELFLKADAGFWAHEESGSGSGPGSGSGTGSGSGSGSGSGSGKGGDGGAQAADKLDDKYVKVPEDDPSYKQLRGFTDMGLLLDGLVALHGTVVKGDHEKIGGIRTINIRGGQNGDGGSLDVSLDGKPFPLRLARGGGAGVVVLSEWDRDFPLAEPAEGQTVDYGQQLPRT
- a CDS encoding Mg/Co/Ni transporter mgtE (Mg/Co/Ni transporter MgtE (contains CBS domain) [Inorganicion transport andmetabolism]; COG2239;~Mg/Co/Ni transporter MgtE [Amycolatopsis mediterranei U32];~This cd contains two tandem repeats of the cystathionine beta-synthase (CBS pair) domain in the magnesium transporter, MgtE. MgtE and its homologs are foundin eubacteria, archaebacteria, and eukaryota. Members ofthis family transport Mg2+ or other...; cd04606;~identified by MetaGeneAnnotator; putative); protein product: MDPDDAADLLSELPEEEKERLLTLMRPSDAADVRRLMAYEERTAGGLMTTEPIVLRPDATVADALARVRQQDNSPALAAQVYVCRPPDETPTGKYLGTVHFQRLLRDPPFTLVGALIDSDLPPLGPDTPLPAVTSYFAAYNLVAAPVVDESGSLLGAVTVDDVLDHLLPDDWRETEFHAPHERAERERAERDEGVRGG
- a CDS encoding integral membrane protein (Protein of unknown function (DUF1003); cl01831;~identified by MetaGeneAnnotator; putative;~integral membrane protein [Streptomyces griseoflavus Tu4000]) yields the protein MAERTQDRDRERERDRERERDRDRERDRERALPRIRLDQPRIRRARLLPEYDPEAFGRMSERIARFLGTGRFIVWMTVIIIAWVVWNVSAPRELRFDNYPFIFLTLMLSLQASYAAPLILLAQNRQDDRDRVNLEQDRKQNERSIADTEYLTREIAALRMGLGEVATRDWMRSELEDLLKELDDRHGNGHRDGRREGPGNRQGERQGRHGGLFPYGDGKRSDLPDR
- a CDS encoding suppressor of fused domain protein (Suppressor of fused domain protein [Streptomyces fulvissimus DSM40593];~Suppressor of fused protein (SUFU); pfam05076;~UniProt-pubmed:11572948; UniProt-pubmed:21463507; UniProt-pubmed:18375553; UniProt-pubmed:12000953; UniProt-pubmed:20064060; UniProt-pubmed:21551298;~identified by MetaGeneAnnotator; putative); its protein translation is MAEILALVEARLRMALGEPDARAAVTFLGTDRIEVLRFMDAEAGLVRYATLGMSAQPMADPTAVLADPVKGPRAELVLSIRAGRADTDKVLRPLAVLAASPQVEGVIVAPGASLDVGDPLWPGAPFSSVLVAEPGGLVEDLDLDEPMDPVRFLPLLPMTSNEAAWKRVHGAEALEERWLVNGTDLRDPRRTSVRLD